A stretch of DNA from Candidatus Gastranaerophilales bacterium:
CACGGTATATTAAAACCGGATTTTGGGCTTGTCTTGTAACCACCAGCTGAAAAGCTTTTTCGCGGTCTTTGTAGCTTATATGTTCCAAAATATGATACAAATGATATTCATCTTCAAATTTTACCACTCTTGCTATTAAAAAACAGCCGACACTAACGCCTTTAAAGCGCACCATTTTATCGAGCGGCTTGGCAAAATACAGCTTTTCATTAATATAGTTAAAAAGCTCAAAACCGTCTTTTAAAATACGTCTAACTTGAAAAACGCCGTTAATGCTGTCTTTTAGGGACTTAATGATTGATTTTTCTTTTTCCGTAATGTGGGGCATACCCGCAAGCGCCAAATCAAATACAGATTTTTTATCTTTGCCTATTCTGCGCTCAAAAATATAGTTGATAGTTGCAGTCGAAAGAATTTTTTCGCTGCCTTCTTTTATCCCTGTCATTGAATAATAATCCTGCAAATCTTTTTTCAAATTAAGGTTTGAATTAATATACATATAAATTTTGCTTATCACTTGTGATATTTGTTCATTTTTTTCCTGAACCAACATTAATTTTTCTCCTTTAAGCATCCTAAAATAGCGTGTCTGCCTGTTTTGCCGTTTTCTTTTCTGTAAGAATAAAAAGTATTAACGCCGCAGCTTGTACAAAAATTACAAATATCAATATTTTTTATTCCGATTTTATTAAGCTGAATTGCATTAATCATTTTCAAGTCAACTTTTATCCCGTCTGCGGTCCTAGAAAATATATTAGCATAATCACCTTCAATAGTCATATTCAACTGTCGGGCAATATCCTCGGATACTTCAAAACAAGACTGCGAAATCCCTGCCCCTATCGCAACTTTTATATCGGCAGGGTTTGAATTAAACTGCTCGACAAAAATCAAGCCTGCTTTTTGAGCTATTCTCTCTGCGCTGCCCCGCCAGCCGGCATGGATTATACCCATAACATTTTTGACAGGGTCAAACAAAATCAACCCTATACAATCCGCAAACAATAACATAACCGGCAGCCCTGTAATATTTGTTATAACACCGTCAGTATCAGATAAATCATAAGGCTGCTGTGTATCTTGCGCAATCACCGCAATATTTGCGGTATGTTTTTGTTCGGGGATAAGCAGTTTGTCAAAATCAACCTGCAAATAATCACAGGCGGCTTTTCTGTTTTGGAGTATAAATTTTGTATCCGTATTGCCGAAATCTTTGCTGCTCATGCTAAATCCGTAAGGGTTTTTGTTATCTTTTCTTGTTGTAAAAACATGGGATAATATACTGTTGTCAAAAATATCCGATTTCATGAACTGTTTTGTTTCAAAATAAAACATTACTCCGCCCTGCTCCTCAACTGCCCGCAAGCTGCATCAATATCAGCCCCCCTCTCAAGGCGAACCGTTACTTTATGGCTTGAGCGCTCTAAAATAAACTTGAATTTGTTAATCTGCTCCATGGAAGGTTTTGCAAAATCCTCATTGCAAGCAGGATTATAAGGGATTATGTTTATATTGCAATGAAGGTTTTTCAAAAGCGCCAAAACCTCATGGGCGTCTTCCAAAGAATCATTAACCCCTTTTATAATAGTATATTCTATGGTTGCACGTCTGCCCGTATGGTTTACAAGCCCTTCCATAGCTTTGATTACATTGTTTATATTGTATTTGTTCTCAACAGGCATAAGTTTTTGACGGACTTGGCTGTTAGGGGCATGCAAAGATAGCGCCACGGTCGCCTGAAAATCAATTTCCTTGAGTTTTTGTATCCCCGGAATTATACCGCTTGTAGATACCGTTATACGCCTAATGCCGATTCCGACTTCTGTATTAATAATCTCAATTGATTTTAAAACGTTATCAATGTTCAGCAAAGGTTCGCCCTGTCCCATAAAAACAACATTAGAAATACGCAGCTTCGTATCGCGCTGCATTACCATCAACTGCTCAACTATTTCCTGCGGTGTTAAATTACGCACAAAACCGCTCTTGCCTGTAGCGCAAAAAACACACCCTACGGCACATCCTATCTGTGAACTTACACAAGCCGTCAAATTAGGGCGGTTATCAAAACGCATAAGTACGCATTCTACACGGTTGCCGTCCGCAAATTCTACCAGATATTTAACCGTACCGTCTGTACTTATTTGCTTTTTTTTGATGAAAACGTTGCTTAGAACAGTGTTTCGCTCAAGATTAGCTTTAAATGCTTTAGAAATATTGCTCATCTCGTCAAAATCCGAAGCGAATTTGCTGTAAATCCAGGAATGCAGCTGCTTTGCCCTGAACTTTGGTTCTCCCAATGCCTCAACCGTTTCTTCAAGTTCTTTTAAAGTTTTTGAGCTTAATATAACCGTGTTTTCCATAACTTTATTGTATTACAAAATCATTTAAAAAATCAGTTTAAAAACTTTAATACTCTGCGGCGGCAGCGCAACGGCCTTATCGGCTAAATTCTTTTTGTTGACGATATTTTCCAATAAATCTGTTTCCAAAACTTCTTTCGCGCCAAAGTCTATGTGTATTTTCTTCTCAACATCATTATAGTTAAAGATTTTGATTATCAAGCCGTCTTTTGATTGTGCTTCTTTTACAGAGTGGACATAAACCCCTTCTGATTGGTGGTGCAAATTCAAATCAGGCAAAACCGTCTTTTTGCCGAAACCTTGCATCGTAACAACAGGATTGTAGAAAAAATCAGCTTGAGCAAACATTTCATCAATATTTTCAGTTAACAAAAGGGCATATTCCTGCTCAAATTCCCGCAAACACTGCCCTCCAGGAGTGGGCAACGGTGGACCCGCTGCCGTGTTGCGTGTCAGCAGAGATTTTTGCGCAATCTCGCCAAACCCCCGCATAAGCGTTATATTAAGGTTATTTTTATAAACTTCATATTCATTCAAGCCCTTTGTTAAAACACATAATCCCTGTGTCTGGACAAAACGCTGCAGGGCGCCTGTGTTCAGAGAAACTTCGACATTTTTAGGGGCAGGAAGAAGTTTTTCAAGCTCATATTCAGGCGAAAATGCTCTTTTTATAGCCCCAAAATTATCCTCGCTTAAAGTTGTTGTAATATCTTTAGGCAGGGGAAAATTAAGCTTTAGCATATGATTTTTGGCTTTATTTGCAAAAATAAGCTTAAAATCAAGCCGCGGTGAATTTTCTGCTAATTCTATAACAAGTTTAAAATCATGTTTCAAAAGTTTTTTGGAGCGGGTGGATTTCTTCATGCCGTTTGCAATAACGCCGGCAGGGATTTTGAGCGTATATTTCAGCTCAAGTGAACATAATACTTTGCCCTGTTGGGCAATTTTGGAAGAAATAAACTGCGCTTTGAGCGGTTTATCACCCATAACAGGTGAAAAATTATAGCTGTCGCCGACATCGGCTATATCAAAAATCTGATGAAGGTTTTTAAACTCTAAACCGTTGAGTTTATTTTTGATATCTAAACTGCCGTTTTTATTAACTTTTATGCGAATAATAGCATTTTCAAGCTCGTTTGGCAAAACTTTCAACGCTGTTTTCTCAGGCGGTGTAATTTGCAGCGGCGTTAGTGCAAAAGGTTTCAAATCCTTGCCTAAAAGAGCGTACTCATAGCAGGTTTTGTAATTTTCCTGCACGGGAATATTGTGAATATCGTATGAAATTGAACGCGGAAATGCTTTAAACGACCTTAATTTTTGAAGCGGAAGTTTTTTGTTTGAAATAAGCCTGATTACACCGCTGTATTTGAAATTAGAAAGGTTAAGCGCAAAAAATTCATCTTTTTTTATTTTGCGCTCAAGCGCAAAAAGCGTTTCATTTAAAACACTTTGGCTTATTTGTTCGATTTTTTCAAAACGCATCTCGTTTTCCCTGTGGACGCTGTCTAAGCTGCAGCCGCAAATACTGTCATGGGCGTGATTTTGTAAAAGTAAATGCCAGGCGTTTTGAAGCTCGTTATGAAATGATTTTTCGCCAAAAACACAAGCACAAATTGCGCCCAACGGTTCTGCTATTTTACCCAAATTCCACATAGCAGAAGCATTTTGCTGTTTCAGATAAACTCTTGAAGAAAAACAAGACGGCAAAATCGAGTTCCTGCTGTTATCCCTGAGTTCACCCTCAATTGTATTGATGTTTTCACCGCAAGCAGCGGTAACCGTATTAAAATACTCTTCCAAAGTTGAAAGTTTTATCTCATAATTTTTAAGGTATTTATTCAAATAGCTGATTTTCTGCTTCAAATTATCGCAGCAGCCCAAATGGTCAGCGCCTATCGGCAAAAGTATATTTTCCGTCAAATTATATTTAGAAATATTATCCAAAAAACCCTCTATGTTCTTTGCGGTTCTGACCGCAGCGGTTTTTTTGGACAAATAATCTTGAAAATAGCCTTCAACAAGCAAGGTTGCCCGGACTTGATAATTATTAAACTTCCACAGAAATTCTGATTTTTCATGTCCTGCGCCGCGCCAGACAAGAGCGTTTTTAATATCAGTCAGTTCAAATAGCATAGGCATACAGGCGTTATGCCCGAAAGCATCAGGCAAATATCCCGCAAAATCCGACATTCCCATTTTTTGGGAATATTTGATACCATACAAAAGATTACGTGCTAAACTCTCGCCGTTTACCAAAAATTCATCCGTAAGCGCATAAAAAGGACCTATAAACAGTTTTTTTTCTTTGATTAAATTTTTTACAAACGTTTCTTTTTCAGGATAAAGTTCCAAATAGTCAATAAGAGCAACCGTTTGCCCGTCGAGATAAAAGGAATTTATCTGCCCTGCTGTAAGCTTGTTAAAAATATCCTCAAGTACACGAACAAGCCTTATTCGGTATTCTTCAAAAGGCTTGTACCATTCTCTGTCCCAGTGGGTTTGTAAGTATGCAAAAACTTGTTTTTTCATACTCTGATTGTAACCGTTTTTTCACATCAGGGCAATGTTTTTGGGGAAACTATCTCACCTTATACATTGTATTAAATGTTCTGTCGCCTGCATCGCCAAGACCCGGTATTATATAGCCTTTTTCATTTAATCTTTCATCAATCCAGGTCGTTACTACTTTTACGTTAGGGTATTTTGAATGAATTTTTTTAATGCCCTGCTCTACGCTCAAAAGGCAGACAAAACGGATATTTTCCTGCGGGATACCTTTTTGCAGGTAAAGTTTAATGGCTTCAAGCGCACTGCCGCCTGTTGCAAGCATAGGGTCTAAAATATAAACATAAGTCCGCTTGGGGTTCTCAAATATAGCGGGCAGTTTGTTGTAATACCATACCGGCTCCAGTGTTTCATCATCTCTGTAAAGCCCTATATGCTGGACTATTGCGTCCGGCAAAAGGTTAAGAGCGACTTCTGAAAACAAAAGAGCAGCACGCAAAATCGGTGCAATGATAACCTGTACATTAGGGTCAATCACTTTTACACTTGCTTGTGTCATAGGGGTTGCGATAGCTTTTTCCACCACAGGCAGGTTGTCTGTTGCACTAAAAAACAATACCTCGGCAAGCCTTTTGGTTGCGTTTCTGAATAGTTCGGGGGTAGTGTTTTTATCCCTCATTATAGCAAGGTTTTGCAAGGCAATAGGATGGTTGCAAACGCTTATATTTACTTTTTGTTCTTCTTCTGTTTTGTGCATAATTTTTTCCTTATATAGCATTGTTAATTTTTTGTGTAACAGTTTTGGCTTTTTCCATATTTGTTTCAAGTTTCTCAAGATTTTGAGTGGTAATTTTGCTGTCTAACACCTCTGCTTGCTGCCGGAATTTTTCGGTGTTGGTGTTTAAACGCGAAAACCGCTGCATGTGAGGGATATAGCAGTCTGTTTTTTTGCATATCTGACCGGTTTTTACGCAATATCGTCTTATGGCTTTTCGGTTACTGTCAATTAAACGGGTATAGTTCTTAAGGCTTTGTTTGGAATACTTTGCCACTGATAATATTTTGGGGAAGTTAACAGTATCATTAATATTCTCGGCATAATTATACGAATGCCCCATTATTACATTTGCGTTCTTCATATTATGCCGCAAGGTTGTTCCGCCTTGTTCTATGTTATTCGATATTATTTTAACATCTCTGTTCAGCTTTGCTGTTTCATTTTTAAATTTTTGGGTTTGGGCTTTTACTTCCTGATAGTTTCTATCCCCTATAAAAGTCGATAACCCTTTAGCTGTCATCATTGTAGCTTTTATAAAGGATTTGGAAACATCCATTGCGGCGGATATTCTTATTGGCTCTTCGACAATAAGACCGGCTTTTCCTTTAGCGAACGAAGGCGGACTTAATTCAATCGAGCGTGAACCCGCCAAACCTGAAAATTGAATAGAGGCAACCGTTCCGGACGGGATTGTGATATCAGGGTTGAGTACCACAAAATC
This window harbors:
- a CDS encoding glycoside hydrolase family 38 C-terminal domain-containing protein codes for the protein MKKQVFAYLQTHWDREWYKPFEEYRIRLVRVLEDIFNKLTAGQINSFYLDGQTVALIDYLELYPEKETFVKNLIKEKKLFIGPFYALTDEFLVNGESLARNLLYGIKYSQKMGMSDFAGYLPDAFGHNACMPMLFELTDIKNALVWRGAGHEKSEFLWKFNNYQVRATLLVEGYFQDYLSKKTAAVRTAKNIEGFLDNISKYNLTENILLPIGADHLGCCDNLKQKISYLNKYLKNYEIKLSTLEEYFNTVTAACGENINTIEGELRDNSRNSILPSCFSSRVYLKQQNASAMWNLGKIAEPLGAICACVFGEKSFHNELQNAWHLLLQNHAHDSICGCSLDSVHRENEMRFEKIEQISQSVLNETLFALERKIKKDEFFALNLSNFKYSGVIRLISNKKLPLQKLRSFKAFPRSISYDIHNIPVQENYKTCYEYALLGKDLKPFALTPLQITPPEKTALKVLPNELENAIIRIKVNKNGSLDIKNKLNGLEFKNLHQIFDIADVGDSYNFSPVMGDKPLKAQFISSKIAQQGKVLCSLELKYTLKIPAGVIANGMKKSTRSKKLLKHDFKLVIELAENSPRLDFKLIFANKAKNHMLKLNFPLPKDITTTLSEDNFGAIKRAFSPEYELEKLLPAPKNVEVSLNTGALQRFVQTQGLCVLTKGLNEYEVYKNNLNITLMRGFGEIAQKSLLTRNTAAGPPLPTPGGQCLREFEQEYALLLTENIDEMFAQADFFYNPVVTMQGFGKKTVLPDLNLHHQSEGVYVHSVKEAQSKDGLIIKIFNYNDVEKKIHIDFGAKEVLETDLLENIVNKKNLADKAVALPPQSIKVFKLIF
- a CDS encoding MlaD family protein; its protein translation is MKKSHFAEIIILAIFLGTFVFAGFKLVQNLFDYGKVYHLVFKDIDRIEIGSPVRIMGVDIGHVTKIHTIYDEIYVDFVVLNPDITIPSGTVASIQFSGLAGSRSIELSPPSFAKGKAGLIVEEPIRISAAMDVSKSFIKATMMTAKGLSTFIGDRNYQEVKAQTQKFKNETAKLNRDVKIISNNIEQGGTTLRHNMKNANVIMGHSYNYAENINDTVNFPKILSVAKYSKQSLKNYTRLIDSNRKAIRRYCVKTGQICKKTDCYIPHMQRFSRLNTNTEKFRQQAEVLDSKITTQNLEKLETNMEKAKTVTQKINNAI
- the rlmN gene encoding 23S rRNA (adenine(2503)-C(2))-methyltransferase RlmN, which produces MENTVILSSKTLKELEETVEALGEPKFRAKQLHSWIYSKFASDFDEMSNISKAFKANLERNTVLSNVFIKKKQISTDGTVKYLVEFADGNRVECVLMRFDNRPNLTACVSSQIGCAVGCVFCATGKSGFVRNLTPQEIVEQLMVMQRDTKLRISNVVFMGQGEPLLNIDNVLKSIEIINTEVGIGIRRITVSTSGIIPGIQKLKEIDFQATVALSLHAPNSQVRQKLMPVENKYNINNVIKAMEGLVNHTGRRATIEYTIIKGVNDSLEDAHEVLALLKNLHCNINIIPYNPACNEDFAKPSMEQINKFKFILERSSHKVTVRLERGADIDAACGQLRSRAE
- the pgeF gene encoding peptidoglycan editing factor PgeF, translated to MFYFETKQFMKSDIFDNSILSHVFTTRKDNKNPYGFSMSSKDFGNTDTKFILQNRKAACDYLQVDFDKLLIPEQKHTANIAVIAQDTQQPYDLSDTDGVITNITGLPVMLLFADCIGLILFDPVKNVMGIIHAGWRGSAERIAQKAGLIFVEQFNSNPADIKVAIGAGISQSCFEVSEDIARQLNMTIEGDYANIFSRTADGIKVDLKMINAIQLNKIGIKNIDICNFCTSCGVNTFYSYRKENGKTGRHAILGCLKEKN
- the upp gene encoding uracil phosphoribosyltransferase, whose amino-acid sequence is MHKTEEEQKVNISVCNHPIALQNLAIMRDKNTTPELFRNATKRLAEVLFFSATDNLPVVEKAIATPMTQASVKVIDPNVQVIIAPILRAALLFSEVALNLLPDAIVQHIGLYRDDETLEPVWYYNKLPAIFENPKRTYVYILDPMLATGGSALEAIKLYLQKGIPQENIRFVCLLSVEQGIKKIHSKYPNVKVVTTWIDERLNEKGYIIPGLGDAGDRTFNTMYKVR